The Gillisia sp. Hel_I_86 genome has a segment encoding these proteins:
- the feoB gene encoding ferrous iron transport protein B, translated as MGKQINVSLIGNPNTGKTSVFNQLTGLNQQVGNYPGITVEKKIGICKLSRGLKAHILDLPGTYSLNASSLDENVVIELLLNKNDRDFPDVAVVVSDVENLKRNLLLFTQIKDLEIPTILVVNMADRMVRKGISLDIEILEAKLNTKIALVSARKNTGIEELKEMILNYRQISTEPCLHASIIDPEYFGRLRKAFPNQSLYKLWLVITQDVNFGNMNRHELQDEANFHTKSKSDLKRLQQKETILRYQFINGLLKEGLKVDLNSATDLRIRFDRILTHRVWGYVIFFMILLLIFQAIYNWSSYPMDFIDSTFASLSEWMKDMMPDGPFTNLISEGIIPGLGGIVIFIPQIAFLFFFISILEESGYMSRVVFLMDRIMRRFGLSGKSVVPLVSGTACAIPAVMAARNIENWKERLITILVVPFTTCSARLPVYLIIIALVIPDQSFLGFNLQGLTLMLLYLLGFGTALASAWLLNRILKIKNKSYFVIEMPNYKLPMVKNVAINVVEKTKSFVLGAGKIILAISIILWVLASYGPGDTFNNAEEIVTLEYGNGENSTSSLEEEIAAYKLKHSYIGIIGRGIEPAVTPLGYDWKIGIAIVSSFAAREVFVGTLATIYSVGSDEEETIKNRMAAEVNPVLGGPLFTFASGISLLLFYAFAMQCMSTLAIVKKETNTWKWPMLQLVIMSSFAYLVALTAFQVLK; from the coding sequence ATGGGGAAACAGATTAATGTTTCGTTAATTGGGAACCCTAATACCGGTAAAACTTCTGTTTTCAATCAGCTTACCGGCCTCAATCAACAAGTAGGCAATTATCCCGGGATTACGGTAGAAAAAAAGATAGGCATCTGTAAACTGTCGCGGGGCCTAAAAGCCCATATTTTAGATCTCCCCGGCACCTATAGCTTAAACGCTTCTTCCCTGGATGAAAATGTGGTAATTGAATTACTGCTGAATAAAAACGACAGGGACTTCCCAGATGTCGCAGTGGTTGTTAGCGATGTGGAAAACCTAAAAAGAAATCTTCTCCTTTTTACGCAAATAAAAGACCTTGAAATTCCTACTATCCTTGTTGTTAATATGGCAGATAGGATGGTGCGTAAAGGAATATCCCTGGATATAGAAATTTTAGAAGCCAAATTAAACACAAAGATCGCACTGGTAAGTGCCCGAAAAAATACCGGAATTGAAGAATTAAAGGAAATGATCCTTAATTACCGCCAAATTTCAACAGAACCTTGCCTGCACGCCTCTATCATAGACCCAGAGTATTTTGGGAGGTTAAGAAAGGCATTCCCAAATCAGTCCCTTTATAAATTATGGTTGGTTATTACCCAAGATGTAAATTTTGGCAATATGAACAGGCACGAACTTCAGGACGAAGCTAATTTTCATACCAAAAGCAAAAGTGACCTTAAACGACTTCAGCAAAAAGAAACTATTTTAAGGTACCAGTTCATAAATGGATTGTTAAAAGAAGGTCTAAAAGTAGACCTGAACTCGGCCACAGATCTTAGAATACGGTTCGACAGGATCTTAACCCATCGTGTTTGGGGATATGTGATCTTTTTTATGATCCTTCTCCTCATTTTTCAAGCGATCTATAATTGGTCCAGCTATCCGATGGATTTTATAGATTCCACCTTTGCCTCGTTAAGCGAATGGATGAAAGACATGATGCCCGATGGTCCTTTCACCAATCTTATTTCTGAAGGGATTATTCCCGGGCTTGGCGGAATTGTAATCTTTATTCCGCAGATCGCATTTTTATTCTTTTTTATCTCCATTTTAGAAGAGAGCGGCTATATGAGTAGGGTGGTTTTCTTGATGGACAGGATCATGCGAAGGTTTGGACTAAGCGGAAAAAGCGTGGTGCCCTTGGTTTCTGGTACTGCCTGTGCCATTCCTGCCGTTATGGCCGCAAGAAATATAGAAAACTGGAAAGAACGGCTTATCACTATTTTAGTGGTGCCATTTACCACATGTTCAGCACGATTACCAGTGTACCTTATAATAATAGCATTGGTAATACCAGATCAAAGCTTTTTAGGCTTCAATTTACAGGGCTTAACATTAATGCTTTTATACCTTTTAGGGTTTGGGACCGCACTTGCATCTGCATGGCTTCTCAACAGGATCTTGAAAATAAAAAACAAGAGTTATTTCGTGATTGAAATGCCCAATTACAAATTACCAATGGTCAAGAATGTAGCGATCAATGTAGTTGAAAAAACAAAGTCCTTTGTGTTGGGGGCAGGAAAAATAATACTTGCTATCTCTATTATTCTATGGGTTCTCGCAAGTTATGGTCCTGGCGACACTTTTAATAATGCTGAAGAAATTGTAACTTTGGAATATGGGAATGGAGAGAATTCAACTTCAAGCCTAGAAGAAGAAATAGCAGCTTATAAACTGAAGCATTCTTATATAGGAATTATTGGAAGAGGGATCGAACCGGCTGTAACACCTTTGGGCTATGACTGGAAGATTGGAATTGCAATTGTAAGTTCTTTTGCCGCCCGTGAGGTTTTTGTTGGGACATTGGCAACGATTTATAGCGTGGGCAGTGATGAAGAAGAAACCATTAAAAATAGAATGGCCGCAGAGGTGAACCCAGTATTGGGCGGTCCTTTGTTCACATTTGCCAGCGGAATAAGTTTACTGTTGTTCTATGCTTTTGCAATGCAGTGCATGAGTACCTTGGCAATAGTAAAAAAAGAAACGAACACCTGGAAATGGCCTATGTTGCAATTAGTGATTATGAGTAGCTTTGCCTACCTTGTAGCATTAACAGCTTTTCAAGTTTTAAAGTAG
- a CDS encoding ZIP family metal transporter, protein MNDIIAYLEGIDPILAALYATLFTWGVTALGASLVFFFKKMNRAVFDGMLGFTGGVMVAASFWSLLAPGIEMSPGEGFEKVIPAGVGFFLGAIFIFGLDKVLPHLHVNFKMDEKEGIKTPWHKSVLLTLAITLHNIPEGLAIGVLFGGVAAGFDGATIGGAVALAIGIGLQNFPEGFAVAMPLRGQGLSRWKSFNYGQLSAAVEPIAAVLGAWAVMTFQPILPYALAFAAGAMIFVVVEEVVPESQRDKYTDISTMGFIGGFILMMTLDVGLG, encoded by the coding sequence ATGAACGATATAATTGCCTATCTGGAAGGGATAGATCCCATCTTGGCTGCCCTATATGCTACATTATTTACCTGGGGGGTGACCGCTCTTGGAGCTTCTCTTGTATTTTTCTTTAAGAAAATGAACCGCGCCGTATTCGATGGAATGTTAGGATTTACTGGAGGAGTAATGGTTGCTGCGAGTTTTTGGAGTTTATTGGCACCAGGTATAGAAATGAGCCCAGGAGAAGGATTTGAAAAAGTAATACCAGCAGGGGTAGGTTTTTTTCTAGGAGCCATATTTATCTTCGGACTGGATAAAGTCTTACCTCACCTTCATGTGAATTTTAAAATGGATGAAAAAGAGGGAATAAAAACCCCTTGGCATAAATCTGTGCTTTTAACCCTGGCGATAACCTTGCATAATATTCCGGAAGGTTTGGCGATCGGGGTGCTGTTTGGTGGAGTGGCAGCAGGTTTTGATGGTGCAACTATTGGCGGGGCAGTAGCTTTGGCAATTGGAATAGGATTACAGAATTTTCCTGAAGGTTTTGCGGTAGCAATGCCATTAAGGGGACAAGGCCTAAGTAGATGGAAAAGTTTTAACTATGGGCAGCTTTCTGCTGCGGTAGAACCAATTGCTGCTGTTTTGGGCGCATGGGCCGTTATGACTTTCCAGCCAATCTTGCCATACGCATTGGCTTTTGCTGCAGGAGCTATGATTTTTGTGGTGGTAGAAGAGGTAGTGCCAGAATCGCAGCGAGATAAATATACAGATATTTCCACTATGGGCTTTATAGGAGGATTTATACTTATGATGACCTTAGATGTAGGTTTGGGCTAA
- a CDS encoding metal-dependent transcriptional regulator, translated as MFSLSEENYLKAIFHLERSFPTGVSTNALAEEMNTKASSVTDMVKRLAEKELVDYKKYQGVKLSNSGKETAIEIVRKHRLWEVFLVDKLNFSWDEVHEVAEQLEHIKSEKLIRELDKFLGFPKKDPHGDPIPDAKGNILIADKVLLSELNIGESGICVGVKDSSTEFLRYLDKNDIALGEVIHILEKESFDQSILIKLNDKELKISSLISSNLYIKTP; from the coding sequence ATGTTCAGTTTATCCGAAGAGAATTATTTAAAAGCCATTTTTCATCTGGAACGTTCTTTTCCAACAGGCGTGAGCACCAATGCCTTGGCCGAAGAAATGAATACAAAAGCCTCCTCTGTAACAGATATGGTCAAGCGATTGGCTGAAAAGGAATTGGTGGACTATAAGAAATATCAGGGTGTCAAACTCAGTAATTCTGGTAAGGAAACTGCCATTGAAATAGTTAGAAAGCACCGGCTTTGGGAAGTTTTTTTGGTAGATAAACTCAATTTTTCTTGGGATGAAGTTCATGAAGTTGCAGAACAGTTGGAACATATAAAATCTGAAAAACTTATAAGGGAACTAGATAAATTTCTAGGATTTCCTAAAAAAGATCCACATGGAGATCCTATCCCCGATGCTAAGGGAAATATCCTAATTGCAGATAAAGTTTTACTTTCTGAACTGAATATTGGAGAATCTGGTATTTGTGTTGGGGTAAAAGACTCCTCTACAGAATTTCTTCGATATTTGGATAAAAATGACATTGCTTTAGGGGAAGTAATTCACATTTTAGAAAAAGAATCATTCGATCAATCCATACTTATCAAATTAAATGATAAGGAACTTAAGATCTCCAGCTTAATCTCAAGTAATTTATATATTAAAACACCTTAA
- a CDS encoding TerB family tellurite resistance protein, with the protein MFKWILAFAGYMFFRYPGAVLGFILGTVIDNWNRSSGGFNSVFTSQSQTVTPGDFELNLLSLASLVIKADGQVSQSEMDYVRSYFVQAYGKERANATFRTFNEVIKNREISAQRIGLYLQQRTKYEVRLQILHFLFSIAQADGNISNSELSQLQSIAGFLALNNRDFESIKAMFFKSADNSYKILEIEKSATDAEVKKAFRTMAKKYHPDKLQHMDEAYRKGAEDKFRMVQEAYEKIQKERGI; encoded by the coding sequence ATGTTTAAGTGGATATTGGCCTTTGCAGGCTATATGTTTTTCAGGTACCCGGGAGCAGTACTGGGGTTTATATTAGGAACTGTTATAGATAATTGGAATCGGTCTTCAGGTGGATTTAATTCGGTTTTTACAAGTCAAAGTCAAACGGTAACACCAGGGGATTTTGAGCTCAATCTACTTTCGTTGGCCTCTTTGGTTATAAAAGCAGATGGGCAAGTATCTCAATCTGAAATGGATTATGTACGATCTTATTTTGTACAGGCCTACGGGAAAGAGCGTGCAAATGCCACTTTTCGCACTTTTAATGAGGTGATAAAGAACAGGGAGATCTCCGCGCAACGAATTGGTTTGTATCTTCAGCAACGCACCAAATATGAAGTGCGATTACAAATCTTGCATTTCTTGTTCAGCATTGCCCAAGCAGATGGAAATATTTCTAATTCTGAATTGTCCCAACTTCAATCTATCGCGGGATTTTTAGCACTGAACAACAGGGATTTTGAAAGTATTAAAGCGATGTTCTTTAAGAGTGCCGATAATTCGTACAAGATCCTGGAGATCGAAAAATCTGCCACAGATGCCGAAGTAAAAAAGGCATTTAGGACCATGGCCAAAAAATACCATCCGGACAAACTGCAACATATGGATGAGGCCTATAGAAAAGGTGCTGAAGATAAATTTAGAATGGTGCAGGAAGCTTACGAAAAAATCCAGAAGGAAAGAGGGATCTAG
- a CDS encoding BrxA/BrxB family bacilliredoxin encodes MYPADLVKPMREDLTNIGFQELHTVAEVDAAMEKKGTTLVVVNSVCGCAAANARPGARISLQNNKTPDNLVTVFAGVDTEATAKARGYMVPFPPSSPCMALFKDGELVHMLERHHIEGRPAEMIADNLTSAYNEFC; translated from the coding sequence ATGTATCCAGCAGATTTAGTTAAACCAATGAGAGAAGACCTTACAAATATAGGTTTTCAAGAATTACATACCGTTGCAGAGGTAGATGCTGCCATGGAAAAGAAGGGAACTACGTTGGTAGTTGTGAATTCCGTTTGTGGATGTGCCGCTGCTAATGCACGCCCGGGAGCTCGTATCTCTTTACAAAACAACAAAACGCCGGATAATCTGGTAACTGTTTTTGCAGGAGTAGATACGGAGGCCACGGCTAAGGCTCGTGGTTATATGGTCCCTTTTCCTCCTTCTTCACCGTGCATGGCATTGTTTAAAGATGGGGAATTAGTTCATATGTTGGAACGCCATCATATCGAAGGGCGTCCCGCAGAGATGATCGCAGATAATTTAACAAGTGCTTACAACGAGTTTTGTTAA
- a CDS encoding lysophospholipid acyltransferase family protein, with protein MKKLLAYPLSIISYFFFFLTLVVFHGIQWICFNFIGKEAHKTSVDVFNLTLMRCLNILGTTFTVDNPHKIPTDVPCIFVSNHQGLYDIPPIIWYLRKHYPKFISKKELGRGIPGISYNLRHGGSALIDRKDPKQAVVTISKFANYLNKNNYSAVIFPEGTRSRDGKPKKFAETGLQIMLKKMPNALVVPITINNSWKLFEYGSFPLGIGHNIKMKVHQPILANSDDANSMIAKVERTIIADII; from the coding sequence ATGAAGAAACTACTTGCCTATCCCCTTTCCATAATTTCATATTTTTTTTTCTTTTTAACCTTAGTGGTTTTTCACGGGATTCAATGGATCTGCTTCAATTTTATTGGAAAAGAAGCTCATAAAACTTCGGTAGATGTTTTTAATCTCACCTTAATGCGATGCCTCAATATTTTGGGTACCACCTTTACGGTAGACAATCCTCATAAAATCCCAACCGATGTGCCATGTATTTTTGTTTCCAATCATCAAGGTCTCTATGACATTCCGCCTATCATTTGGTACCTTAGAAAGCATTATCCTAAGTTTATCAGTAAAAAAGAATTGGGCAGAGGGATTCCAGGGATCTCCTACAACCTTAGACATGGGGGATCTGCTCTGATAGATCGCAAGGATCCCAAGCAAGCTGTTGTTACCATTTCGAAATTTGCAAATTACCTTAATAAAAACAATTACTCGGCAGTAATATTTCCTGAAGGCACTAGAAGCAGGGACGGTAAGCCAAAAAAGTTTGCTGAAACAGGTCTGCAAATAATGCTGAAGAAAATGCCCAATGCCCTCGTGGTTCCAATTACCATTAATAATTCATGGAAGTTGTTCGAATATGGGAGTTTTCCTTTAGGGATTGGCCATAATATTAAGATGAAGGTACACCAACCAATTCTCGCAAATTCAGACGATGCAAATAGCATGATTGCCAAAGTGGAACGCACGATTATTGCCGACATTATTTAA